One region of Armatimonadota bacterium genomic DNA includes:
- a CDS encoding GrpB family protein, whose amino-acid sequence MSSRANDDEWSREALGRRFPIYLAEYDPCWPQLYEAEADSLREQFGKLIVRTEHIGSTAVPGLAAKPTIDILVEITSFEDAERHIRPTLESQAIGYGWMENPPPGHMAFWKGYIVETPIKYHYHMAPSGHPLMDCVCFRDYLRKYPETAEEYERLKYRLAEIHRHDRDGYTDAKADFIVEITERANKEFSRSI is encoded by the coding sequence TTGAGTAGCCGAGCCAACGACGATGAATGGAGCAGAGAAGCGCTCGGCCGGAGGTTTCCGATATACCTAGCTGAGTACGACCCCTGCTGGCCGCAACTATACGAGGCGGAGGCGGACTCCCTCCGGGAGCAGTTCGGCAAGCTGATCGTTCGCACGGAACACATCGGGAGCACGGCAGTTCCAGGCCTCGCCGCCAAGCCGACCATAGACATCCTGGTGGAAATCACATCCTTCGAAGACGCTGAGCGACATATCCGGCCGACCCTCGAATCCCAGGCAATCGGTTACGGCTGGATGGAGAACCCACCTCCGGGACATATGGCGTTCTGGAAAGGATATATCGTCGAGACGCCGATCAAGTACCACTACCACATGGCGCCGTCCGGCCATCCGCTCATGGACTGCGTCTGTTTCCGCGACTACCTGCGCAAGTATCCTGAGACGGCAGAGGAGTACGAGCGGCTGAAATATCGCCTTGCAGAGATACACCGTCACGACCGCGACGGGTATACCGACGCGAAGGCCGACTTCATCGTCGAGATCACCGAGCGGGCAAATAAGGAGTTCAGCAGATCTATATGA